A stretch of the Rosa rugosa chromosome 5, drRosRugo1.1, whole genome shotgun sequence genome encodes the following:
- the LOC133708871 gene encoding glutathione reductase, cytosolic yields the protein MARKMLVDGELSKPNEEEAHYDFDLFVIGAGSGGVRASRFAANFGAKVAICELPFHPISSEVIGGVGGTCVIRGCVPKKILVYGASFGGEIQDAKNYGWEVSDKVDFNWKKLLQKKTDEIVRLNGIYKRLLSNAGVKLFEGEGKLVGPNEVEVTQLDGTKLSYSAKHILIATGSRAHRIGIPGEELGITSDEALSLEELPKRAVVLGGGYIAVEFASIWRGMGASVDLFFRKELPLRGFDDEMRAVVARNLEGRGINLHPQTNLTELIKTDDGIKVITDHGEELIADVVLFATGRAPNTKRLNLEAVGVELDQTGAVKVDEYSCTNVPSIWAVGDVTNRANLTPVALMEGTCFAKTVFGGQPSKPDYRDIPCAVFSIPPLSVVGLNEEQAVEQANGDLLVFTSTFNPMKNTVSGRQEKSVMKLVVDAETDKVLGASMCGPDSPEIMQGIAIALKCGATKAQFDSTVGIHPSAAEEFVTMRSVTRRVSAHGKPKTNL from the exons ATGGCGAGGAAGATGCTAGTTGATGGTGAGCTCAGCAAACCGAATGAAGAGGAGGCCCACTATGACTTTGACTTGTTTGTTATTGGGGCTGGAAGCGGTGGTGTTCGTGCCTCCAGATTTGCAGCTAATTTCGGAGCTAAG GTTGCCATATGTGAGCTTCCATTTCATCCTATCAGTTCTGAAGTGATTGGAGGAGTTGGTGGAAC ATGTGTCATTCGTGGTTGTGTTCCCAAAAAGATTTTGGTGTATGGAGCATCTTTTGGCGGTGAAATTCAG GATGCCAAGAATTATGGGTGGGAAGTGAGTGACAAAGTTGATTTCAACTGGAAGAAACTTTTGCAGAAAAAG ACGGATGAAATAGTTCGATTAAATGGCATATACAAGCGTTTATTGTCGAATGCTGGGGTTAAATTGTTTGAAGGAGAGGGTAAGCTAGTTGGTCCCAATGAAGTTGAGGTGACCCAGCTTGATGGCACTAAATTGAGCTATTCAGCAAAGCACATATTGATTGCAACTGGCAGTAGGGCTCATCGAATTGGTATTCCTGGTGAG GAATTGGGTATAACATCTGACGAAGCATTGAGTTTGGAGGAGTTGCCTAAACGCGCCGTGGTGCTAGGAGGAGG ATATATAGCGGTCGAGTTTGCCTCAATATGGCGTGGGATGGGCGCTTCTGTGGATCTTTTCTTCAGAAAGGAACTTCCATTGAG AGGTTTTGATGATGAAATGAGGGCAGTTGTTGCAAGGAATCTGGAAGGTAGGGGAATTAATTTACACCCACAAACAAATCTGACAGAG TTGATAAAAACAGATGATGGCATAAAAGTTATCACAGATCATGGTGAAGAGCTGATAGCGGATGTTGTGCTGTTCGCCACTG GTCGGGCTCCCAatacaaagaggttgaatttGGAAGCCGTGGGTGTGGAACTTGATCAAACAGGAGCTGTAAAG gTGGACGAGTATTCATGTACCAATGTTCCTAGTATATGGGCTGTTGGTGATGTTACAAACCGGGCTAACCTTACCCCTGTTGCTCTAATGGAGGGAACATGCTTTGCA AAAACAGTTTTTGGTGGGCAACCTAGCAAACCGGATTACAGAGATATACCTTGTGCAGTTTTTAG CATACCACCTCTATCTGTGGTGGGACTTAATGAAGAACAGGCAGTAGAACAAGCCAACGGTGATTTATTAGTTTTCACATCAACCTTCAATCCAATGAAGAACACTGTATCCGG ACGGCAAGAAAAGTCGGTTATGAAGCTTGTTGTTGATGCTGAGACGGATAAGGTTCTAGGAGCATCCATGTGTGGGCCAGATTCACCTGAGATTATGCAG GGCATTGCTATTGCACTGAAATGTGGAGCAACCAAGGCACAATTTGACAGTACA GTAGGAATACACCCTTCTGCTGCAGAGGAATTTGTGACCATGCGTTCAGTGACAAGGCGTGTTTCTGCGCATGGCAAGCCAAAGACAAATCTGTAA